The genomic DNA ACGTGGTGAGCCGGTTGCGGGCGCAGGCGGAGCGGTCATGAGTCAGGTTTCCAGCCGGCTGGTCCGGATGCTCAACATGGTGCCGTATTTCCAGGCCAACCCGAAGGTCACGCGTTCGGCGGCCGCGGCCGCCCTGGGGGTGACGGCCAAACAGCTCGACGACGATCTGCGACAGCTGTGGATGTGCGGACTTCCGGGCTACAGCCCCGGTGATCTCATCGACTTCGACTTCGAAGGGGACACAGTCGAAGTCACCTTCAGCGCCGGTGTCGATCGCCCGTTGCGCCTGACGTCGACGGAGGCCACCGGCATCCTGGTGGCCCTGCGTTCGCTCGTCGACGTGCCCGGGATGGTCGACCCCGAGGCCGCTCGCAGCGCCATCGCCAAGATCGAATCGGCGGCGGGCAGCCAACGCGCTGGTGTCGAGGAGAGCGTGCCCCAGGAAACCGGGGCGGCCGCGGCGGTACGGGCCGCCGTGCGTGACGCTCGTGCACTGACCTTGGAGTACTACTCGGCGTCACGTGATTCGCTGACCACGCGCACCGTCGACCCGATCCGCGTCGTGCTGATCGGCGACAACAGTTACCTGGAGGCGTGGTGTCGCAGCGCCGAGGCGGTCCGGATGTTCCGGTTCGACCGGATCGTCGCGGCAGAGCGTCTCGCCGATGCCGCTGTG from Mycobacterium sp. DL440 includes the following:
- a CDS encoding YafY family protein, with product MSQVSSRLVRMLNMVPYFQANPKVTRSAAAAALGVTAKQLDDDLRQLWMCGLPGYSPGDLIDFDFEGDTVEVTFSAGVDRPLRLTSTEATGILVALRSLVDVPGMVDPEAARSAIAKIESAAGSQRAGVEESVPQETGAAAAVRAAVRDARALTLEYYSASRDSLTTRTVDPIRVVLIGDNSYLEAWCRSAEAVRMFRFDRIVAAERLADAAVPPSPAVQAGIDTSLFDPDTADPSLPSATLLIDPSASWMFDYYPLRVVNELPDGACEAVMTYASLEWMARFLLGFGSAVRVLAPPELAQRVQESAGEALRVYDAVAPLAYDADDARG